The Terriglobales bacterium genome includes a region encoding these proteins:
- the glpX gene encoding class II fructose-bisphosphatase has protein sequence MPTQSPTSAQPQPTGAHVNTKHLEFELALEFLRVVEDAAIAAAHTMGQGDRERADAVAVEAMRKTMDTVHMQGTIVIGEGERDEAPMLYIGEHVGAKNLGGLAFPEVDIAVDPLEGTNLCATGSPNAITVLAASERGGLLHAPDCYMEKIVVGPSCKDAVDIDAPVKFNLKAIATRLNRSVSDLVVMVLDRDRHKKLVDDIRAAGARIKLISDGDLSAGIAAAVIGTGVHCVMGTGGAPEGVITAAALRCLNGHMQGRLVINKPELEERIAQMGIKDKNRIYTEKDLAPGKHIIFAATGVTDGSLMRGVRFFGEGTRTSSLVMTLETGSIRFVDSIHLAKKPDVKVRFA, from the coding sequence ATGCCCACCCAATCGCCGACTTCCGCCCAGCCGCAGCCCACCGGCGCCCACGTCAACACCAAGCACCTTGAGTTCGAACTCGCGCTCGAGTTCCTGCGGGTGGTGGAAGACGCCGCCATCGCCGCCGCGCACACCATGGGACAGGGCGACCGCGAGCGCGCCGACGCCGTCGCCGTCGAGGCCATGCGCAAGACCATGGACACCGTCCACATGCAGGGCACGATCGTCATCGGCGAGGGGGAGCGTGACGAGGCGCCCATGCTCTACATCGGCGAGCACGTCGGCGCCAAAAATCTCGGCGGCCTGGCGTTCCCCGAAGTGGACATTGCCGTTGACCCGCTCGAAGGCACAAACCTCTGCGCCACCGGATCGCCCAACGCCATCACCGTGCTCGCCGCCTCCGAGCGCGGCGGCCTGCTGCACGCGCCCGACTGCTACATGGAGAAAATCGTCGTCGGGCCTTCATGCAAGGACGCGGTCGACATTGACGCGCCCGTGAAGTTCAACCTGAAGGCCATCGCCACGCGCCTGAACCGCAGCGTGAGCGACCTGGTGGTGATGGTGCTCGACCGCGATCGCCACAAGAAGCTGGTGGACGACATTCGCGCCGCCGGCGCGCGCATCAAGCTCATCAGCGACGGCGACCTCTCGGCCGGCATCGCCGCCGCCGTCATCGGCACCGGCGTTCACTGCGTCATGGGAACCGGTGGCGCGCCTGAAGGCGTAATCACCGCCGCCGCGCTGCGCTGCCTCAACGGGCACATGCAGGGACGGCTCGTCATCAACAAGCCGGAGCTGGAAGAGCGCATCGCCCAGATGGGCATCAAGGACAAGAACCGCATCTACACCGAAAAAGACCTCGCGCCGGGCAAGCACATCATCTTCGCCGCAACCGGCGTGACCGACGGGTCGCTGATGCGCGGCGTCCGCTTCTTCGGCGAGGGCACGCGCACCAGCTCGCTGGTCATGACGCTGGAAACCGGCTCCATCCGCTTCGTGGATTCCATCCACCTGGCCAAGAAGCCGGATGTGAAGGTAAGGTTCGCGTGA
- a CDS encoding VOC family protein, with protein MTETLKAPRWNIAPYFIVDDVVSTANFYRDKLGFRYERFWGEPPCFTMVWRRGVVLMLSQPEKTGVMRPNGNAHSDPDCWDAYIWVDDADALHDEFKSKGVTIARPLCDQMYGNRDFDILDCNGYRLCFGHDIGGKR; from the coding sequence ATGACGGAGACGCTTAAGGCACCGCGCTGGAACATCGCTCCCTACTTCATCGTCGACGACGTCGTCTCGACCGCCAACTTCTACCGCGACAAGCTCGGCTTCCGGTACGAGCGCTTCTGGGGTGAGCCGCCGTGTTTCACCATGGTGTGGCGGCGCGGCGTGGTCCTCATGCTCAGTCAGCCGGAAAAGACCGGCGTCATGCGCCCCAACGGCAACGCCCACTCCGACCCCGATTGCTGGGACGCCTACATTTGGGTGGATGATGCCGACGCGCTGCACGACGAGTTCAAGAGCAAGGGCGTGACCATCGCGCGGCCGCTCTGCGACCAGATGTACGGCAACCGCGACTTCGACATCCTCGACTGCAACGGCTACCGGCTGTGCTTTGGCCACGACATCGGGGGCAAGCGCTAG